From Zalophus californianus isolate mZalCal1 chromosome 16, mZalCal1.pri.v2, whole genome shotgun sequence, one genomic window encodes:
- the C16H17orf75 gene encoding protein Njmu-R1 isoform X4 — translation MLPSLQESLDGDEKELESSEEGGSAEERRLEPPSSSHYCLYSYRGSRLAQQRGDSDDGSPSGTNAETPSGEDFSLSLVGTNLPSEVEPDLRGFIAKRLAKGAVFEGLGNVASVELRIPESRVGCYYCLFQQEKLLPEAATVDSEHNASEYVVCFLGGSEKGLELFRLELDKYIQGLKNNMSCEERGLENHIKSYLSSWFEDVVCPIQRVVLLFQEKLTFLLHAALSYTPVEVKESDEKTKRDINRFLSVASLQGLIHEGTMTSLCMAMTEEPHKSVVIDCSGSQPQFYNAGSNRFCEDWMQAFLNGTEGGNPFLFRQVLENFKLKAIQDTNNLKRFIRQAEMNHYALFKCYMFLKNCGSGDILLKIVKVEHEEMPEAKNVVAVLEEFMKEALVQSF, via the exons ATGCTCCCCTCCTTGCAGGAATCTCTGGATGGGGATGAAAAGGAGCTAGAGAGCAGCGAGGAGGGAGGCTCCGCGGAGGAGCGGAGACTCGAGCCGCCGTCCAGCAGCCATTACTGTCTCTACAGCTACCGCGGAAGCAG ATTGGCACAACAGCGAGGGGACAGTGATGATGGAAGCCCAAGCGGCACAAATGCAGAAACGCCCTCTGGTGAGGATTTCAG CCTCTCCTTGGTGGGTACTAATCTGCCATCGGAAGTGGAGCCAGACCTGCGTGGTTTCATTGCTAAGCGTCTTGCTAAGGGAGCAGTATTTGAAGGGCTGGGTAATGTTGCATCTGTGGAGCTGAG GATTCCAGAATCCCGAGTCGGTTGTTATTACTGTCTTTTCCAACAAGAAAAATTGCTTCCTGAAGCAGCAACAGTGGACTCTGAACATAACGCTTCAGAGTATGTGGTCTGTTTTTTAGGAGGGTCTGAAAAAGGACTTGAGCT TTTCAGGCTTGAATTGGACAAGTATATTCAAGGGCTGAAAAATAACATGAGCTGTGAG GAAAGGGGCCTGGAGAACCACATAAAATCCTACCTGAGCAGCTGGTTTGAGGATGTTGTATGCCCAATCCAAAGGGTGGTTCTTCTCTTTCAGGAGAAGCTTACCTTTCTCCTACATGCC gCTCTGAGTTATACTCCTGTTGAAGTTAAAGAATCAGATGAAAAAACGAAGAGAGACATTAACAG GTTTCTGAGTGTGGCCAGTCTTCAAGGCCTTATTCACGAAGGCACCATGACGTCCTTGTGCATGGCCATGACCGAGGAGCCACATAAATCCGTGGTCATCGATTGCAGCGGCTCCCAGCCTCAGTTCTACAATGCAG GAAGCAACCGGTTTTGTGAGGACTGGATGCAGGCTTTTTTGAACGGCACTGAAGGAGGTAACCCTTTTCTTTTTCGACAAGTACTGGAGAACTTTAAACTAAAG GCCATACAAGACACAAATAATTTGAAGAGATTTATCCGACAGGCAGAAATGAATCATTACGCTTTGTTTAAATGTTACATGTTCCTGAAGAACTGTGGTAGTGGAGATATCCTTTTGAAGATTGTTAAAGTGGAACACGAAGAAATGCCTGAAGCCAAAAACGTGGTGGCTGTCCTTGAAGAATTTATGAAAGAAGCTCTTGTCCAAAGTTTTTGA
- the C16H17orf75 gene encoding protein Njmu-R1 isoform X1, giving the protein MLPSLQESLDGDEKELESSEEGGSAEERRLEPPSSSHYCLYSYRGSRLAQQRGDSDDGSPSGTNAETPSGEDFSLSLVGTNLPSEVEPDLRGFIAKRLAKGAVFEGLGNVASVELRIPESRVGCYYCLFQQEKLLPEAATVDSEHNASEYVVCFLGGSEKGLELYPFFGLRGYQEGKHGMLKRTFRLELDKYIQGLKNNMSCEERGLENHIKSYLSSWFEDVVCPIQRVVLLFQEKLTFLLHAALSYTPVEVKESDEKTKRDINRTCVCGRFLSVASLQGLIHEGTMTSLCMAMTEEPHKSVVIDCSGSQPQFYNAGSNRFCEDWMQAFLNGTEGGNPFLFRQVLENFKLKAIQDTNNLKRFIRQAEMNHYALFKCYMFLKNCGSGDILLKIVKVEHEEMPEAKNVVAVLEEFMKEALVQSF; this is encoded by the exons ATGCTCCCCTCCTTGCAGGAATCTCTGGATGGGGATGAAAAGGAGCTAGAGAGCAGCGAGGAGGGAGGCTCCGCGGAGGAGCGGAGACTCGAGCCGCCGTCCAGCAGCCATTACTGTCTCTACAGCTACCGCGGAAGCAG ATTGGCACAACAGCGAGGGGACAGTGATGATGGAAGCCCAAGCGGCACAAATGCAGAAACGCCCTCTGGTGAGGATTTCAG CCTCTCCTTGGTGGGTACTAATCTGCCATCGGAAGTGGAGCCAGACCTGCGTGGTTTCATTGCTAAGCGTCTTGCTAAGGGAGCAGTATTTGAAGGGCTGGGTAATGTTGCATCTGTGGAGCTGAG GATTCCAGAATCCCGAGTCGGTTGTTATTACTGTCTTTTCCAACAAGAAAAATTGCTTCCTGAAGCAGCAACAGTGGACTCTGAACATAACGCTTCAGAGTATGTGGTCTGTTTTTTAGGAGGGTCTGAAAAAGGACTTGAGCTATATCCTTTCTTTGGTCTTCGAGGATATCAGGAAGGAAAACATGGGATGCTAA AACGTACTTTCAGGCTTGAATTGGACAAGTATATTCAAGGGCTGAAAAATAACATGAGCTGTGAG GAAAGGGGCCTGGAGAACCACATAAAATCCTACCTGAGCAGCTGGTTTGAGGATGTTGTATGCCCAATCCAAAGGGTGGTTCTTCTCTTTCAGGAGAAGCTTACCTTTCTCCTACATGCC gCTCTGAGTTATACTCCTGTTGAAGTTAAAGAATCAGATGAAAAAACGAAGAGAGACATTAACAG AACCTGTGTGTGTGGCAGGTTTCTGAGTGTGGCCAGTCTTCAAGGCCTTATTCACGAAGGCACCATGACGTCCTTGTGCATGGCCATGACCGAGGAGCCACATAAATCCGTGGTCATCGATTGCAGCGGCTCCCAGCCTCAGTTCTACAATGCAG GAAGCAACCGGTTTTGTGAGGACTGGATGCAGGCTTTTTTGAACGGCACTGAAGGAGGTAACCCTTTTCTTTTTCGACAAGTACTGGAGAACTTTAAACTAAAG GCCATACAAGACACAAATAATTTGAAGAGATTTATCCGACAGGCAGAAATGAATCATTACGCTTTGTTTAAATGTTACATGTTCCTGAAGAACTGTGGTAGTGGAGATATCCTTTTGAAGATTGTTAAAGTGGAACACGAAGAAATGCCTGAAGCCAAAAACGTGGTGGCTGTCCTTGAAGAATTTATGAAAGAAGCTCTTGTCCAAAGTTTTTGA
- the C16H17orf75 gene encoding protein Njmu-R1 isoform X3, translated as MLPSLQESLDGDEKELESSEEGGSAEERRLEPPSSSHYCLYSYRGSRLAQQRGDSDDGSPSGTNAETPSGEDFSLSLVGTNLPSEVEPDLRGFIAKRLAKGAVFEGLGNVASVELRIPESRVGCYYCLFQQEKLLPEAATVDSEHNASEYVVCFLGGSEKGLELFRLELDKYIQGLKNNMSCEERGLENHIKSYLSSWFEDVVCPIQRVVLLFQEKLTFLLHAALSYTPVEVKESDEKTKRDINRTCVCGRFLSVASLQGLIHEGTMTSLCMAMTEEPHKSVVIDCSGSQPQFYNAGSNRFCEDWMQAFLNGTEGGNPFLFRQVLENFKLKAIQDTNNLKRFIRQAEMNHYALFKCYMFLKNCGSGDILLKIVKVEHEEMPEAKNVVAVLEEFMKEALVQSF; from the exons ATGCTCCCCTCCTTGCAGGAATCTCTGGATGGGGATGAAAAGGAGCTAGAGAGCAGCGAGGAGGGAGGCTCCGCGGAGGAGCGGAGACTCGAGCCGCCGTCCAGCAGCCATTACTGTCTCTACAGCTACCGCGGAAGCAG ATTGGCACAACAGCGAGGGGACAGTGATGATGGAAGCCCAAGCGGCACAAATGCAGAAACGCCCTCTGGTGAGGATTTCAG CCTCTCCTTGGTGGGTACTAATCTGCCATCGGAAGTGGAGCCAGACCTGCGTGGTTTCATTGCTAAGCGTCTTGCTAAGGGAGCAGTATTTGAAGGGCTGGGTAATGTTGCATCTGTGGAGCTGAG GATTCCAGAATCCCGAGTCGGTTGTTATTACTGTCTTTTCCAACAAGAAAAATTGCTTCCTGAAGCAGCAACAGTGGACTCTGAACATAACGCTTCAGAGTATGTGGTCTGTTTTTTAGGAGGGTCTGAAAAAGGACTTGAGCT TTTCAGGCTTGAATTGGACAAGTATATTCAAGGGCTGAAAAATAACATGAGCTGTGAG GAAAGGGGCCTGGAGAACCACATAAAATCCTACCTGAGCAGCTGGTTTGAGGATGTTGTATGCCCAATCCAAAGGGTGGTTCTTCTCTTTCAGGAGAAGCTTACCTTTCTCCTACATGCC gCTCTGAGTTATACTCCTGTTGAAGTTAAAGAATCAGATGAAAAAACGAAGAGAGACATTAACAG AACCTGTGTGTGTGGCAGGTTTCTGAGTGTGGCCAGTCTTCAAGGCCTTATTCACGAAGGCACCATGACGTCCTTGTGCATGGCCATGACCGAGGAGCCACATAAATCCGTGGTCATCGATTGCAGCGGCTCCCAGCCTCAGTTCTACAATGCAG GAAGCAACCGGTTTTGTGAGGACTGGATGCAGGCTTTTTTGAACGGCACTGAAGGAGGTAACCCTTTTCTTTTTCGACAAGTACTGGAGAACTTTAAACTAAAG GCCATACAAGACACAAATAATTTGAAGAGATTTATCCGACAGGCAGAAATGAATCATTACGCTTTGTTTAAATGTTACATGTTCCTGAAGAACTGTGGTAGTGGAGATATCCTTTTGAAGATTGTTAAAGTGGAACACGAAGAAATGCCTGAAGCCAAAAACGTGGTGGCTGTCCTTGAAGAATTTATGAAAGAAGCTCTTGTCCAAAGTTTTTGA
- the C16H17orf75 gene encoding protein Njmu-R1 isoform X2: protein MLPSLQESLDGDEKELESSEEGGSAEERRLEPPSSSHYCLYSYRGSRLAQQRGDSDDGSPSGTNAETPSGEDFSLSLVGTNLPSEVEPDLRGFIAKRLAKGAVFEGLGNVASVELRIPESRVGCYYCLFQQEKLLPEAATVDSEHNASEYVVCFLGGSEKGLELYPFFGLRGYQEGKHGMLKRTFRLELDKYIQGLKNNMSCEERGLENHIKSYLSSWFEDVVCPIQRVVLLFQEKLTFLLHAALSYTPVEVKESDEKTKRDINRFLSVASLQGLIHEGTMTSLCMAMTEEPHKSVVIDCSGSQPQFYNAGSNRFCEDWMQAFLNGTEGGNPFLFRQVLENFKLKAIQDTNNLKRFIRQAEMNHYALFKCYMFLKNCGSGDILLKIVKVEHEEMPEAKNVVAVLEEFMKEALVQSF from the exons ATGCTCCCCTCCTTGCAGGAATCTCTGGATGGGGATGAAAAGGAGCTAGAGAGCAGCGAGGAGGGAGGCTCCGCGGAGGAGCGGAGACTCGAGCCGCCGTCCAGCAGCCATTACTGTCTCTACAGCTACCGCGGAAGCAG ATTGGCACAACAGCGAGGGGACAGTGATGATGGAAGCCCAAGCGGCACAAATGCAGAAACGCCCTCTGGTGAGGATTTCAG CCTCTCCTTGGTGGGTACTAATCTGCCATCGGAAGTGGAGCCAGACCTGCGTGGTTTCATTGCTAAGCGTCTTGCTAAGGGAGCAGTATTTGAAGGGCTGGGTAATGTTGCATCTGTGGAGCTGAG GATTCCAGAATCCCGAGTCGGTTGTTATTACTGTCTTTTCCAACAAGAAAAATTGCTTCCTGAAGCAGCAACAGTGGACTCTGAACATAACGCTTCAGAGTATGTGGTCTGTTTTTTAGGAGGGTCTGAAAAAGGACTTGAGCTATATCCTTTCTTTGGTCTTCGAGGATATCAGGAAGGAAAACATGGGATGCTAA AACGTACTTTCAGGCTTGAATTGGACAAGTATATTCAAGGGCTGAAAAATAACATGAGCTGTGAG GAAAGGGGCCTGGAGAACCACATAAAATCCTACCTGAGCAGCTGGTTTGAGGATGTTGTATGCCCAATCCAAAGGGTGGTTCTTCTCTTTCAGGAGAAGCTTACCTTTCTCCTACATGCC gCTCTGAGTTATACTCCTGTTGAAGTTAAAGAATCAGATGAAAAAACGAAGAGAGACATTAACAG GTTTCTGAGTGTGGCCAGTCTTCAAGGCCTTATTCACGAAGGCACCATGACGTCCTTGTGCATGGCCATGACCGAGGAGCCACATAAATCCGTGGTCATCGATTGCAGCGGCTCCCAGCCTCAGTTCTACAATGCAG GAAGCAACCGGTTTTGTGAGGACTGGATGCAGGCTTTTTTGAACGGCACTGAAGGAGGTAACCCTTTTCTTTTTCGACAAGTACTGGAGAACTTTAAACTAAAG GCCATACAAGACACAAATAATTTGAAGAGATTTATCCGACAGGCAGAAATGAATCATTACGCTTTGTTTAAATGTTACATGTTCCTGAAGAACTGTGGTAGTGGAGATATCCTTTTGAAGATTGTTAAAGTGGAACACGAAGAAATGCCTGAAGCCAAAAACGTGGTGGCTGTCCTTGAAGAATTTATGAAAGAAGCTCTTGTCCAAAGTTTTTGA
- the C16H17orf75 gene encoding protein Njmu-R1 isoform X5, protein MLPSLQESLDGDEKELESSEEGGSAEERRLEPPSSSHYCLYSYRGSRLAQQRGDSDDGSPSGTNAETPSGEDFSLSLVGTNLPSEVEPDLRGFIAKRLAKGAVFEGLGNVASVELRIPESRVGCYYCLFQQEKLLPEAATVDSEHNASEYVVCFLGGSEKGLELYPFFGLRGYQEGKHGMLKRTFRLELDKYIQGLKNNMSCEERGLENHIKSYLSSWFEDVVCPIQRVVLLFQEKLTFLLHAALSYTPVEVKESDEKTKRDINRTCVCGRFLSVASLQGLIHEGTMTSLCMAMTEEPHKSVVIDCSGSQPQFYNAGSNRFCEDWMQAFLNGTEGGHTRHK, encoded by the exons ATGCTCCCCTCCTTGCAGGAATCTCTGGATGGGGATGAAAAGGAGCTAGAGAGCAGCGAGGAGGGAGGCTCCGCGGAGGAGCGGAGACTCGAGCCGCCGTCCAGCAGCCATTACTGTCTCTACAGCTACCGCGGAAGCAG ATTGGCACAACAGCGAGGGGACAGTGATGATGGAAGCCCAAGCGGCACAAATGCAGAAACGCCCTCTGGTGAGGATTTCAG CCTCTCCTTGGTGGGTACTAATCTGCCATCGGAAGTGGAGCCAGACCTGCGTGGTTTCATTGCTAAGCGTCTTGCTAAGGGAGCAGTATTTGAAGGGCTGGGTAATGTTGCATCTGTGGAGCTGAG GATTCCAGAATCCCGAGTCGGTTGTTATTACTGTCTTTTCCAACAAGAAAAATTGCTTCCTGAAGCAGCAACAGTGGACTCTGAACATAACGCTTCAGAGTATGTGGTCTGTTTTTTAGGAGGGTCTGAAAAAGGACTTGAGCTATATCCTTTCTTTGGTCTTCGAGGATATCAGGAAGGAAAACATGGGATGCTAA AACGTACTTTCAGGCTTGAATTGGACAAGTATATTCAAGGGCTGAAAAATAACATGAGCTGTGAG GAAAGGGGCCTGGAGAACCACATAAAATCCTACCTGAGCAGCTGGTTTGAGGATGTTGTATGCCCAATCCAAAGGGTGGTTCTTCTCTTTCAGGAGAAGCTTACCTTTCTCCTACATGCC gCTCTGAGTTATACTCCTGTTGAAGTTAAAGAATCAGATGAAAAAACGAAGAGAGACATTAACAG AACCTGTGTGTGTGGCAGGTTTCTGAGTGTGGCCAGTCTTCAAGGCCTTATTCACGAAGGCACCATGACGTCCTTGTGCATGGCCATGACCGAGGAGCCACATAAATCCGTGGTCATCGATTGCAGCGGCTCCCAGCCTCAGTTCTACAATGCAG GAAGCAACCGGTTTTGTGAGGACTGGATGCAGGCTTTTTTGAACGGCACTGAAGGAG GCCATACAAGACACAAATAA